In the Manis javanica isolate MJ-LG chromosome 12, MJ_LKY, whole genome shotgun sequence genome, one interval contains:
- the ZFP42 gene encoding zinc finger protein 42 homolog yields the protein MDQQLKTRVETHSQKSLGTRAPGEAKPGPAEPQPTFNMTLALGTEDVYQDSSHKAFGEDSFCDCYIECIIRGEFSEPILEENSLLKSFEYLEGGSEQDLSQQGLVASPLLECSLEYMQKEAKEGPQQIVGENSLVEHPERTTGKRPLQGGVPSLDVSDPEQLAESLQNKEYDALGQIACPQHGCTKKFKSKVSMKKHLIVHGPRHHVCAECGTAFHEGTKLKRHFLVHTGEKPFQCTFQGCGKRFSLDFNLRTHVRIHTGEKRFVCPFEGCHKKFTQSNNLKAHLGTHVNTTQNP from the coding sequence ATGGACCAGCAGCTGAAGACAAGGGTGGAGACGCACAGCCAGAAGAGCCTGGGTACGAGAGCTCCTGGTGAGGCTAAGCCAGGGCCGGCCGAGCCCCAGCCGACTTTCAACATGACATTGGCCTTAGGCACTGAAGATGTGTACCAGGACAGCAGCCACAAGGCTTTTGGAGAAGATTCCTTCTGTGACTGTTACATAGAATGCATCATAAGAGGGGAGTTTTCTGAACCTATCCTGGAAGAGAACTCTCTTCTTAAGTCCTTTGAGTACCTGGAAGGAGGGTCAGAACAAGACCTTTCTCAGCAGGGTCTTGTAGCAAGTCCACTGCTTGAATGCTCGCTGGAATACATGCAAAAGGAGGCAAAAGAAGGTCCTCAACAGATTGTTGGAGAGAATTCACTTGTTGAGCACCCTGAGCGCACCACAGGCAAGAGGCCTCTGCAGGGAGGAGTTCCCAGCCTTGACGTCTCAGATCCTGAACAGCTCGCAGAGtcgcttcaaaacaaagaatatgATGCTCTGGGGCAAATTGCTTGTCCTCAGCATGGATGcacaaaaaagtttaaaagtaagGTCTCCATGAAGAAGCATCTCATCGTCCACGGTCCCCGACACCACGTGTGCGCAGAGTGCGGGACAGCTTTCCACGAGGGCACGAAACTGAAAAGGCATTTCCTGGTTCACACCGGAGAGAAGCCGTTTCAGTGCACTTTCCAAGGGTGTGGGAAACGCTTTTCCCTGGACTTCAATTTGCGCACACACGTGCGCATCCACACCGGGGAGAAACGTTTTGTCTGTCCCTTTGAAGGCTGTCACAAGAAGTTCACTCAGTCGAATAACCTGAAAGCTCACCTCGGAACTCATGTGAACACCACACAAAACCCGTGA